One Glandiceps talaboti chromosome 20, keGlaTala1.1, whole genome shotgun sequence genomic region harbors:
- the LOC144450888 gene encoding CD63 antigen-like has product MVEGGMKLVKYLVFFFNFIFWLCGGLLIIVGGLAQSKYSEYTDIAGGIFTGLPIYIIIVGCVIFVVAFLGCCGAAKENYCMITTFAVLLILILLLEIAAVIAGYVLQDDIYDAVNESLLKAQQDYIDGNEVVQETYDALQQEFKCCGANSSADWALLNNSIPDSCCVNETAGCAAGTNPEIFTDGCTKKLESTLIDNFEIIAGVAIGIAVVELLGIICACCLMRAIKSEYEVV; this is encoded by the exons ttaTGTGGTGGTTTGCTGATCATTGTTGGAGGCCTCGCACAGTCCAAATACTCTGAATACACCGACATAGCAGGTGGAATTTTTACAGGACTACCTATCTACATCATTATTGTTGGCTGTGTTATCTTTGTCGTAGCATTTTTGGGATGCTGCGGAGCTGCCAAGGAAAATTACTGCATGATCACAACC TTTGCTGTTCTTCTGATCCTTATTCTACTATTGGAAATTGCTGCCGTCATTGCTGGATATGTTCTTCAGGATGACATCTATGATGCCGTCAATGAGAGTTTATTGAAAGCTCAGCAGGATTACATTGATGGTAACGAAGTCGTCCAAGAAACATACGATGCTTTGCAACAAGAG TTTAAATGTTGTGGTGCCAACAGTTCTGCAGACTGGGCTTTACTCAATAATAGTATTCCTGATTCATGCTGTGTTAACGAGACTGCCGGATGTGCTGCAGGAACAAATCCTGAAATCTTCACTGAT GGTTGTACCAAAAAATTGGAATCAACACTGATTGACAACTTTGAAATCATTGCTGGTGTTGCTATTGGTATTGCTGTCGTAGAG tTACTTGGCATCATCTGTGCCTGCTGCTTGATGAGGGCTATCAAGAGTGAATATGAAGTCGTTTAA